Part of the Amyelois transitella isolate CPQ chromosome 15, ilAmyTran1.1, whole genome shotgun sequence genome, CCATAGTATCAATTGTAAGTCACGATCAGGTTCAGTGACTTCCACCTGACGATACATCTTCTCAATGTCGCCAGTCAGTAGGTATTTGTATTGTCTAGCTCTAACTAGGATGGAGAAAAGAGAGTCTTGTATGTTGGGTCCCGATAAAAGAATGTCGTTAAGAGAATAACCGGATGTAGATGGCGCTGAACCGTCAAAAACCACTCTTAATTTAGTTGACTCACTGGTTTCCTTGAGTACAGCGTGGTGACatagaaaataacaaatgtttGGTTTAGTTGTTATTTCTGTGAGATGTCCTAACATTTTGTATTCATTAATGAATTTAGAATACTCCAATTTAAGAGTTGGATTTcgtttaaatcttttttctaaattaataaaacgttTTTTAGCCAATGCGTAAGTATCACCTAAGCAATCGGGTTCATCTATTAAGGGTAGCTTCACACAAAATCTACCATTTTCTAGCCTTGTggtattaagtaaaaaatgtttttcgcAAAATTTATCCTTATCGctcaatttagttttattgggAACCTCTTCCAGATTCCAAAATATAGGAAGCATTCTATGTATTTCATCGTCTGCATTTTGTAGAACAGATGCGTGATTACATTGAACGGAGTTGTAGTTTACTTTTGTATATATAGGACCGGAAATCAACCAGCCAAATTTGGAACTATGCAATTTTGGAAGATTAGGACCTAAATTTCTTTGTTCTCCCCCAAGTACATGCCAAAATAGATCAGCCCCTATCAATACATCAACTTTAGAAGGCTGATAAAATGTAGGATCGGCTAAGACTATAGAAGATGGCAATTTTAGTGCCTTGATATCAATGGGAGTTTTAGGTAGTCCACTAGTTAACTCGTTTAATACTAAACAAGACAATTGAACGCTAAAAGGCGTGTTtatagaattaattttaatagtgcATGACTCAGTCACATTATTGCAGTTGCTATTGCCTATACCTATAATTCGCAAATTATCTATACGAGTTGAGTTTAATGCCAACTCGTCCTTAagagaagaagaaataaaagaagactGGCTTCCTGAATCCAGGAGAGCTCGAACCTTCGATGTTGCCCTTGTCACTGGGTTGCAAACTTCTATAAGTGCGGTAGACAAAAGTACTTGTTGCTGATTTTGTGAAGAATGGTTTACCGCGATGTTAGATTCAGTAGTAGATGAAGTTTTATTAGAGTCAGGATCGTGAAGCAACGTATTGTGGCGTTTTTTGCATTCACGACACGGTCCCATTCGACATTCATTAAGCGGATGACCTTGACGAAGACAATTAGagcataatttaaatttcttaacgTCACTTAATTTATCTTGGACACTCTTCGCCTTAAAAATTGCACAATCATAAATTCGATGGTTGTCACCGCAAATAATGCATACAAATACGTTTGTCCGCTCTGAATTAGTACTAGCAAAAGATTTTGTAtaggaaatatttttagtatttttattattagcacTATTTGTCTTTTGAGACTGAGGGCTGCGTGCAAATGTAGGTGACCTTTTGTTTGAGGAGTTAATGTCGTAATTAGTTCTATTTATAGCCTCTAGTACATCTGcacgatttattaaaaattgtttaaaattatttaaattgggAATATCTTCCAGTGTATTCCGATATTCTTCCCACTTAGTTAGGGTTTGGCTAtctaattttgatgaaaacatGAATATGAGTAACATATCCCATTTATCTGTAGGTTGGCCTAAGCTGGACAAGGCGCGTAAATTTTTTGTCATGTGGTCTACCAGGAAACGTAGTGACTTCTCGGACTCACGTGTAATTGGCTGTATATTTAACAATGAATTTAAATGATGATTAGTTAACAAACGTTTATTGTTGTAACGGTCACAAAGAAGTTTCCATGCTTCCGAGTAGTTTGCTGATGATATTTCTAGGTTTGAAATTATTCGTGCTGCCTCTCCTTCTAAGTAGGAAACAAGGTAATGAAACTTATGTATATCTGAAATTCGATTATTGTTATGAATGAGACTTTCAAATGTATCATGAAATTCCAGCCAGTGAAAATATGTTCcattaaatttagatatttgAATTTGTGGTAATTTAAAACCGATGTTATATGTTTCATTGTGGCTGGATGAAAAAGCACTCGCTTCATGAAAAGATGATTCAAACCGTTGagattctttattataatcatcaattaatttttttgacgcTGCAATATTAACAACAAACTCATGCTCAATATTTTCTCGTTCATCAATTTCGTGAGATAAATTATCAGAATTTAAAACCTCAATCTGAGATTGCAAGTCATCAAAACGCAATGATAGTGCTTCAAACCTACTCAATTTGACAGATAGTTCTGCAAGTTCAAGATTGGATAAGTCCTTGTTCtgactaacattataaagaaaatttttatattttgttatttgccCTTTAACTGAGCTCCGTTTTATGTATAACTCTCTTAGATCCTTTGATTGGTTTTTGCTTGACTCAGTTTCAGAAGCAGGGTTAGGcattatgaatttataataaaattaagtaaactaaaaaatagaacacAAAATTCAATGTAGATCAGAACAAGaaattatagtaaataaataaaagaattggcTCACGCTCCTCGCTACGCTGATACTCCCTCTGTAGTGAATACCCCCTAGGTAGGGCTGAGCCTGCTGCAGGCAGCGCACTGTTGCCAGCACACAGCGACCGCAGATGGCTGAAATAGTCAGCGGAATAATCAGAAAGGTGAAAGGATTGGCgtgataaatttgtatttaatgtttACAGTATGGGCCACCAAACTagaaatttaaagttatttttatgtaatgttattaaagtttatgaaaacacgcaaaatatacctagttaaatttatttaatgagtTACTATTAGATAtgttaagtaggtaagtaggtacctagtaatttagttaaatgaaataatgatgTTTTGGAATCAATACTTacttgttataattatttagattatttagTTAAGAAGAAATAGATTTTATGTAGAATGATATTTGCCAACTTATGGCAGTACAATTTTCACAAAActcttgaaatttattttgaatttgttttgcAATAAATTGGGTTATATTGTTACTTAGGCATAAATAcaacattaatttgataacaACAATAGAATGCACAAGAATTAACCACACTTAAATAacagaaaatgaaaatttggAAATTCTCTTTttgaatgtaggtacataagtaCTGTTAAGAAAATGGAAGGACTGGAACACTTATCTTATTAGTCCGCTGCTGGTTTGAAGCTTTAGGTACTCCAATGACCACCTcggtttatttgaaatttggatATTTCCAGGCTGTTCCTTCTTCTTGTAATAGTGAACTTTTGTAGTTTTGCAAACTTCGATGTTCTTGGACTTAATGGCGCCAGACGCGACAATTTTGCTATTATGTTTGAGTTTTGCTTTTTCGTTGGTTCCCCTCATGGGCCACCAAAATATGTCTTCGCTTGACACAATGGAGCCAATAATAACTCAATTTTCTTACAATTTTGTGTATTCAGATAAAAGTTTACAAGTTTTTAGAAACGGCGCGTAATGCCGGTGAAGCCGCCAAAAGtcgaattaaattttttttttacaataaaaatgacagtgacgttatgtttttaacattttggCAAAGGCTTTGGACATCATTGGGCCtaaacaaaactaattatCTTGGGATTGTCTTTGATTATATTGAAGCCACAAAACAacgatttacaaataaataaaaaaataataatagtaataaaagtttaatgtgtccatataattttgtgaagattaaaagaaaatattggtTTATTTTCATTGCAGATTTTTTGGTAATTACGTTATCTCAactataaattttctatttagtaaaaatataagagtTTTCTTTTATcgaagaataatattttaatacaaaacagTGATATAAGGTctcatattttattgaaatataatatttgctaTAATTAACTTCctcaatataaaaatcttcGATGGAATATATATGGAattgttgtataaaaaatgGTCACTGGACCTTCAAGCGTCATTAACATCTCTAAGAAGGGAAgtattagttatttatatctttagcCTCCTCCTACGTCAGCCACAGGAAgggaacaaaaataaattactccggaaagtaataaaacaaacaatgtaAATAAGATCATGCATGACTCTCAAACAACTTAGTTGGCTCAACATCAACTGACCTGTAATTATCATTCGGTCACTTGCGACTAGTGTTGTAGCCCAATAGTTTATCGATAATAACGTTTAAATAGACTATCGATCGTTTGAAAAAATGTCCGTTGCTGGGAAGAAAGAgcaaagtcttgaaaagactgaaaagctacGTTCATTTCAGCAGATGGgttaatgacggaattgagatatCTCtcaatatcataaaatattgagagatatttttaaatagaatcctaattctaccattaagccaaacagctgaacgtggcctttcagtcttttgatgactgttgactctgtctatcccgcaagggatatccctTCTGGCTTGAGCTAAATATCTTGAAatgactgtaaggccacgttcagttcaaCTGATAGTTTGAGAAACTGATACAATGTAGAATTGTCATCACGGTCGATATAATCGACAGATCGCTTAAATctaattctaccattaagccaaatagctgaacgtggcctttcagtcttttcaagactgttggctctgtctaccccgtaagggatatagacgtgatgttatgtatgtatgtatgtatcgctTAAAATCTATCGATAATCAAGATATCATAGGTAAATTCCGAGGTTCAGCTATCGTAGCAAGAGGAAAGAGTGTAGTCTGGGCCTATCCCTCGGCGGAAGAGGCGTAAATAAGGCAGGTATCGATACTTTACTATCGATAGTTCGGCAACACTACTTGTGAAAACTAATGGTCAGTCTTATGATTATTGCCTTACTGAAGCACCTCTTGGACATTACGACggtaataaattacaaacacaAAACATATGGATGTCACATTAACGTATTGTGAgcatagttatatattttacggAAAATGCACTAAGTAGTAATAATAACCTCGAAAATAATGACCTTGGAAATAgtcaatgtatgtataataggcTTAGTACTtagataggtatatttttaacgCGAATGCAATttaataatgccgtgtggttcccggcaccattacaaaaaagaataggaccactccatctctttcccacggatgtcgtaaaaggcgactaagggataggcttataaacttgggattcctcttttaggcaatgggctagcaacctgtcactatttgaatctcaattctatcactaagccaaacagctgagcgtggcctatcagtcttttcaagactggtggctctgtctaccccgctagggatatagacgtgatcatatgtatgtatgtatgtatgtatgcaatttaattattttattgcaataattgttattttaaaatttttcgcAGCATGTTTGGCTGAAACTGAGTGggtaaatattgaataaatacaCATAGGAAAAgcgaacaaaaaattatttacttaattaatgaTCAGTCAATATGTCTGGTTGAAAACAATTCTGTTTTACTATCCGAGAAATATTGAAACTAGATTAGTAGTATACCTACAGGGTATATAAACGTTGAAACCtttaagaagaaaattataaaaaaacttgtttaaaaTCAAAGAGTCGCTTAATTTGAACTAAGTACgaaattttcacacatatttgcaaaaaatatgaacaaacAATTACCTAGCGTAGCGTTATCTTGTAACACGAGACTTGCAAATGTTACGAACAAAAATGATGTCAGAATTGATTATGTCCTTAACACGGATATGAAGTTACGATTAAGTTACGTGAACTCTAAAACTTTCGTATAAATacagtgtgccgtgtggttcccggcaccaataaaaaaaagaatagggcccctccatctcgttcccatggatatcgtaagaggcgactaagggataggcttataaacttgggattattcttttaggcgatgggctagcaacctgtcactatttgaatctcaattccaacaaaaagccaaacagctgaacgtggcctatcagtcttttcaagactgttggctctgtctaccccgcaacggatatagtggtatgtatgtaaaaacagtGTCATATTCCATCTTACCTTTATCTTTAACCGAactaagatttttttacattacgaCCTTCACTGTGAATTCAAAGCCCGTTCGGGTTACTATCATCATCTTAATTTTTGACTTAAGTTTCGTTTGGGTCCTCTTTCTGAAAAGGAGCCAAGGGTTCGCCCGTTTAACCACTAAAGACTAAAGAGTTTATATCCAAaacaatatatgtaaattataaatgccaTCAAAACCATCCTGTAAAAGAAACCAAGTCTCGCCTCAGTATTTCCaccgtaaaaagttgtgagatcCAACGGCCGTGCCGCTTTTTTTTTGCTCGACTTGGCAGGGGCACTGCCGTTCCCccagataaaaaaaacattactgcGTTTGTATGCATTCTTTAAGTTAATTAGGTCATTGTAAGTGAATTTATGTATTCTTTACGGggaataaatatctttaaatcgAACCACGGTCTTCAATTGGATAAGTAAGGTTATCCACGAAGCGATTCCCCTCTGTctttcgcaacctttgcaagggaacAACTCCTATTAGACCATGGGTGTAAAGCATAGAAATTGGCAGATTATGGCACTTATATCATTCTGATTTCTGATGTAAAAGAAATCACATCTTCTTTTATAACCACCACGTCGTTCAATCATCTTCAagctttatttcttttagcAATATCAACCTACCAACCCATTCACCACCACCCAAAGGCCACCCAGCCTTATTCGCCGATCGTAATAGCTACTTcctaatatatattaattggtCTATAACCACTTACAATGGGTGCTTACCCGGCTCCTTCAAAGGAAAGTTATGAttggaatatagacgtgaaatTCGTTGTTTACACTggttgaatttgaattcattTGTTTCCTTAAGTGATATTATTAGTacctggttgaccgagctttgctcggtctaccagagatggcggtgatatagtttcttaaaacgcgatttttaaaatgtttatatatcttggtaaccgagcttttctcgaacctaagaccttgataaatcgattccttgagccgtaaagcccctaatctgtagctttcatgaaaatcgttggagccgttcccgagatcctgattatatatatatacaagaattgctcgttttaattatattagatATGTTATGTGTActcaatgccgtgtggtttccggctcTTTTGAATGGAACCACTCTTTATCTTTCCCAAGGgctaggtttacaaacttgggattccttttgtaggcgatgggctagcaacctgtcattgtttgaataaaattccatcataagagcgtggcctttcagtctttttaagactgttggctctgtctacgacGCAAGAGATGCATTCGAATGTTGCTAGCATCCGAAATAGCGTAAATCCGCACTATCGCGCACTAGGGCTTTCTTTTCACATAATAataagtgtcgtgtggttcccggcacctacaaaaaaagaataggaacactatctctttcccatggatgtcgtaaaaggcgacttagggataggcttataaacttgggattcttcttttaggcgatgggctagcaacctgtcactatttgaatctcaattctatcattaagccaaaaagctgaatttggccatttagtcttcaagtctgttgactctgtctaccccgcatgggatatggacgtgaccttatgtatgtatgtaataattaaaattataggcTATAAATTAGTGTCGGTGGCAGTGATAGAGTCTTAACTTGCTCAGTTTCAGTCAACTGAATGTGTAGCCAAGATCCAAGACTATATACAAACCTTAGGCTCGTCCGCAAAAGGAAACAGTATGTTAAACTTTTATTGCAAAGGTATAATTAGACAGTTATgtaaagttgggtatggcaaagaagcacgaaagcagaataaatgcagtggaaatgagagcgttaaggagtatgttgggtgtgaaattgagtgacaggataagaaACAGCGTGAAAAGGggatgttgtgatgtgaaagaagatgtagttacaggaatagaaaagggtatgttaagatggtttggtcatgtagagaggatgaatgaaagcaggttgactaagcagatatacagagtgtggagggaaaggtcggagtgggaagacctagacgaacgtatcttgatcaaattaaggacgtcctggttgagggtcaggtcaaaagtacccgaaaccgccgagcttacatgaagagagttatgaatgtggatgaagcgcaggaagtatgcagagatcgtggcaagtggaaagatgtagtctctaccttccccttcgggaaagagtggtgatttttttatgtttatgtaagtttgttttatgtaaaataaatttcaatttcacaaGATTAAATTCGCTAAAATAAAACGCatacataaacattaaaaacctTAACACtccttttttcatttaaaaattgcgTAAAATGGAGAACCTTTTGACTTGAGTAAAGATAATcgttatttgtattgtataattaattCTGTTTTGGTTTctaatgaattaatttgtaGGCTTTGTCGAATTAGGAGCTCAGTCGCCGCGCCTTGAGGAATAACAATGATGAACTGCTAATTTGTGTGATGGGAAAATAGAAAGGGTGAAGgaaaaaatacttagtataaatatatacgggacagattacacagattgagttagcctcgaagtaagttcgattattatgttacgagattttaactcaacgatactatattttaataagtacttacatagataaacattcaagacttAGGCAAATCAGATAAAGTTAGTTTCTGATCATGCCCTgggttcgaacccgggacttccggtgttacagacaagcTGCGCCACAGCGGCTGTTTAAGAATCAATAGATATTGTTTTAGACCTAAGTAATGTATGAAGCAGTTAACTTATAGATTTCCCACCAAATTCTTATTCTGCCAAACTTTAATTTCTTCCAATTTCCCAAGGTTTACATAGAAATCTTATGTGGAAAAATATCTTGAATTGTCTAGAGTagtccataaaaaaatacttgaaatatcgatattattttgaacaaattaatcacattatctttattgcgaaaactaaaaatttctttctaatatctttttctagaaataaattttcacaaaaagaaCTCACCATTTTGCCACCAGGATTTTAACGTTCCAAAATCAAATTGTCGTTAGCACTATCACCAGTTCACTCCACTCCGCTACTGGCCGCCTGCGCAGcgctgcaaaaaaaaaaagaataagattgTTTAGTGAAAGTGAATGCATATTATGTCGAGACGATTTCGGCAATATTATCCAATAGTTCCGACTATGGCGACCAATGTCAGATATTGTTAAAGAATGTGTTGAATGATTGATCTGTATATTGaattcaatgtttattttgatgtcagtataaataaatgaaagcaggttgactaagcagatatacaaagagagtgtggagggaaaggtcggagtgggaagacctagacgaacgtatcttgatcaaattaaggacgtccgggtaaagggtcaggtcaagagtgcccAAAATCACCGAGCTTgcagagttatgaatgtggatgaagctaaggaagtatgcagagattgtggcaagtggaaagaggttattttatgtatgtatgtagtataacTTAATCATCGGCAGAACGGCCTCCAAATATGACGGACATGTCAAATTTCACAAATGATTTTTTCATTGTGTTCAGGTCGGCGACCTTAAGAGGAGTATCAATACACCTCTACCTGTAAATATCTTCCTCTATTTAATTAATCACTAGCTGCACCCCGCGACTTTGTTCCCATaggaatttcgggataaaagGTACCTTATGTGTTATTCTAGGTTAAATTCTAGCTACCCATGTAAAATTTCCTTAAAATCTTTCGtccagtagattttgcgttGAATTAGAAaacacagacacacacacattatAAAGTAGGAAGGGTTTCCGAGCTTTTGACATCAAGACAgtagacagacggacagaagCAATCGCAACTGGACCGAAACGGAAAACATAGCTGGACCATTTTTCAGCCATAGCCATTCGTTTTCCAAAGATGTcacattacttaattaaagcATACCTTTTCAATATATTAGTTGCATTTCTTCAGGGAACCTCGGTTTATGAAGTCAAAAAATGGAAACTTTGTAACCTTTATGATGTAAGAAAATATAGAGATTTCATTTTACCACGAAAACTATAAACAATACCTACAATAAAAGCAAGGCTGtaaggtacaaaggcggaatTAAACGTACTTAAGGCGACCTCTGTAGCGCAGTTGTAGTGCGCTGGTACAGGAGGTTTTCCCGGAggaatcccggccaaggcatgatCCCAAACTAACTGTTTCTGATTGGCATagggtaagtatttattataatttatagtagcgttgagttagtatcgaACTTACTTAGAGCCTAATTCAAGGTTAGTTTTcgttaaaaatattggaaCTTGAGGGAATTCCCAGTCAACCTTAGAGTAGATATAGTatatcaaaagaaaaacaattggtgcattatgtttaaaaaaataatggaggATGCTCCACTTAACTTCACCGACAAGAGATACCTCTTACGTGTAAGATATGCATTACTCGTACATTAAATTTCCTTTATCCCAcggaattattaaaattgattgcTGGTAAAACGACACACCGCTATTTTTGACCttctttatagaaaaattCCTTACATGCAATAAATCCAAGGCTGATAAAAGTAGGCAACCTTCAGTTTGTCTCATGACGTCACACAGTGCGTTCCCTTGACTGGCTTTTATCTCATTAACAATAATTACGTACCTTATAAGTGTGAGTAATTCAATAATAAGccaataagtacttataaaatattaaacagttAATTTGGATATATCTTTGCcaagttttatcaaaatcgacGTAggagatttaaattaatttctataatataaaCCTACATCCAACACCTAAtgagatactatatttttttttatctcaacCCGACCGAGATTCGTACCTGCGACTTAGTTATCTTAAGGCTATATCGTAACTAAGGCTCAGAGGCCAACAAACGTCCTACAAACAATAATTGGGTGGTACTTTAAGTTCAGAAGGCGAAGGTTCGGCTAATTACTCTGATTGAGGTCGTAAATGATTAAGTAGGCTTTATAACTGTgaacaaaattacattaagCCGAgcggctgagcgtggcctttcagcctctgatgactgttggctctgtctactctgcaagggTATGTACtcgcatagacgtgattatatgttacaaaataacatacgtacatatcacgtttttattccttacagagccaacagtctcgagaaGACGACGAggctttaattttatgtagaactaaaaattttgtgttaatttttattcatatctccctaaatattagatattctACCGGAAATGGCATAgcttttaacaatttattattagcttttccttttttgtccatattatatttaaagttgCCAATATTTTTACTCATGTTTAAAGTTTGCCAaccaaaaaaatactattagcCAATGTTTAAAACTCAATGTTTATTCGGACATGAGAATTTGttcctttgttttgtttctacGAATTTGTTATGTGTTTTGTTGATGAGTCAATGTTACATTATTTGAGacgaaataagaaaaaatcttaagaTTTTTCTAAAAGAAGGTGAAAACaaagtacatatatacgtaAGCATGGGATTAAAAATCTTCTTTTTtgtgtatatatacatttataacttATCCATAGCCTGTCACCTTGACAGACAAACTTTGCTACGTATGCATTACTAACACTAACACCTTTAGCAAAATGGGAGACATAAATCAGATGTTTCATATTGGTCTTTTTCAAAATCTCTTAATCTCCTATTTTCAGGTACAGTTACATCAAAATAATGACCTTTCACTGAAGCCATTTCTTTACAGTTCATTGCATGCATGCAGGATATAAGCCTCCTCTTATGAATTCCAATCCAATGCATAAATGTTCGTTTTAAGTAAActccaaaattattttgaatcggGTGCGTATgctacagtgtagtttgttccgccgctttttccgcgctttggaagcagtagtagatataattaaagttatataacgtca contains:
- the LOC132902546 gene encoding uncharacterized protein LOC132902546 → MTKNLRALSSLGQPTDKWDMLLIFMFSSKLDSQTLTKWEEYRNTLEDIPNLNNFKQFLINRADVLEAINRTNYDINSSNKRSPTFARSPQSQKTNSANNKNTKNISYTKSFASTNSERTNVFVCIICGDNHRIYDCAIFKAKSVQDKLSDVKKFKLCSNCLRQGHPLNECRMGPCRECKKRHNTLLHDPDSNKTSSTTESNIAVNHSSQNQQQVLLSTALIEVCNPVTRATSKVRALLDSGSQSSFISSSLKDELALNSTRIDNLRIIGIGNSNCNNVTESCTIKINSINTPFSVQLSCLVLNELTSGLPKTPIDIKALKLPSSIVLADPTFYQPSKVDVLIGADLFWHVLGGEQRNLGPNLPKLHSSKFGWLISGPIYTKVNYNSVQCNHASVLQNADDEIHRMLPIFWNLEEVPNKTKLSDKDKFCEKHFLLNTTRLENGRFCVKLPLIDEPDCLGDTYALAKKRFINLEKRFKRNPTLKLEYSKFINEYKIAIYIRLFS